The Micromonospora sediminicola genome contains a region encoding:
- a CDS encoding DNA-processing protein DprA, protein MTATDEQRLARVALTWLAEPGTRSVHALVERIGPAATLDLLLAGDAPERTLRSAVAARTAAGDARRVAAEALARAERLGARLVTPEDDEWPAPVGELRRLVLPDAARRVDVETDPPLCFWVRGGWPLDETLARSVAVVGARAATPYGSHVATELGYGLADREWTVVSGGAFGIDSAAHRGALTAGGRTVAVLACGLDRPYPMGNAALFDRIAETGLLVSEWMPGAEPLRPRFLIRNRVIAAATRGTVLVEAAARSGATQTLNRALGLGRPAMVVPGPVTSAMSVGGHEVLRERPYARLVTGVAHVLEEVGRIGYDLAPPARAAERPRDRLDDEATQVLEALPRRRALDLESVAARAGVDLRTAMRKLSMLEELELVVRRSDGGYALTPPDAAERGRRPS, encoded by the coding sequence GTGACCGCCACCGACGAGCAGCGGCTGGCCCGGGTCGCGCTGACCTGGCTCGCCGAGCCCGGCACGCGGTCGGTCCACGCCCTGGTCGAGCGGATCGGCCCGGCGGCGACGCTCGACCTGCTGCTGGCCGGCGACGCGCCGGAGCGGACGCTCCGGTCGGCCGTCGCGGCCCGCACGGCGGCCGGTGACGCGCGCCGGGTGGCCGCCGAGGCCCTGGCCCGGGCCGAACGGCTCGGGGCGCGGCTGGTCACGCCGGAGGACGACGAGTGGCCGGCGCCGGTCGGCGAGCTGCGCCGGCTGGTGCTGCCCGACGCCGCCCGGCGGGTCGACGTGGAAACCGATCCGCCGCTCTGCTTCTGGGTACGCGGCGGCTGGCCGCTCGACGAGACACTGGCGCGTTCGGTGGCCGTGGTCGGCGCGCGGGCGGCCACCCCCTACGGCTCGCACGTCGCCACGGAGCTGGGCTACGGACTGGCCGACCGGGAGTGGACGGTCGTCTCCGGCGGGGCGTTCGGCATCGACTCGGCGGCCCACCGCGGGGCGTTGACCGCCGGCGGGCGCACCGTCGCGGTGCTGGCCTGCGGCCTGGACCGCCCGTACCCGATGGGCAACGCGGCGCTCTTCGACCGGATCGCCGAGACCGGCCTCCTGGTGAGCGAGTGGATGCCCGGCGCCGAACCGTTGCGTCCCCGGTTCCTCATCCGCAACCGGGTCATCGCGGCGGCCACCAGGGGCACGGTGCTGGTCGAGGCCGCCGCCCGCAGCGGCGCCACCCAGACGCTCAACCGGGCGCTCGGGCTCGGCCGACCTGCCATGGTGGTGCCGGGGCCGGTCACCTCGGCCATGTCGGTGGGCGGGCACGAGGTGCTCCGGGAACGGCCGTACGCCCGGCTGGTCACCGGTGTCGCGCACGTGCTGGAGGAGGTCGGGCGGATCGGGTACGACCTGGCGCCGCCGGCCCGGGCGGCCGAGCGGCCGAGGGACCGGCTCGACGACGAGGCCACCCAGGTGTTGGAGGCGCTGCCCCGCCGCCGGGCCCTCGACCTGGAGAGCGTCGCGGCGCGGGCCGGCGTGGACCTGCGCACCGCGATGCGAAAACTGTCCATGCTGGAGGAGCTGGAGCTGGTGGTGCGCCGGAGCGACGGCGGATACGCGCTCACGCCCCCCGACGCCGCCGAGCGGGGACGGCGGCCGTCGTGA